The following coding sequences lie in one Indicator indicator isolate 239-I01 chromosome 2, UM_Iind_1.1, whole genome shotgun sequence genomic window:
- the MCFD2 gene encoding multiple coagulation factor deficiency protein 2 yields MAQRIFRICFLFCFLAAFFISALTEEHVGESQHTNIRLDKNLVQDKDHIMEHLEGVIEKPESEMSPHELQLHYFKMHDYDGNNLLDGLELATAISHVHKEEGGEHTQAMKEEELISLIDDVLRDDDKNNDGYIDYAEFAKSLE; encoded by the exons ATGGCCCAAAGGATTTTTAGAATATGTttcctgttttgctttctggCTGCATTCTTCATCTCTGCCCTAACTGAAGAACACGTAGGAGAGAGTCAACATACAAATATTCGTCTTGATAAGAACTTGGTACAAGATAAAGA ccaCATCATGGAACATTTGGAAGGTGTTATTGAGAAACCAGAATCTGAGATGTCTCCACATGAGTTGCAGCTTCATTACTTCAAAATGCATGATTATGATGGCAATAATTTGTTAGATGGGTTAGAGCTTGCTACTGCTATATCACATGTCCACAAAGAG GAAGGTGGTGAACATACCCAGGCAATGAAAGAAGAAGAGTTGATTAGTCTCATAGATGATGTCTTAAGAGATGATGATAAGAACAATGATGGATATATTGACTATGCAGAATTTGCAAAATCACTGGAATAA